In one window of Nocardia brasiliensis DNA:
- a CDS encoding nitroreductase family deazaflavin-dependent oxidoreductase gives MPLTGEYEPSTSDWAREQAEKYENSGGTTATTLQGKPVILLTTKGAKTGKLRKTPLMRVEHNGEYAMVASLGGAPKNPVWYYNIKAEPHVELRDGEVNKDYTAREVFGEERRLWWDRATEVWPDYIEYTKKTDRVIPVFVLTPR, from the coding sequence ATGCCTCTGACTGGAGAATACGAACCGAGTACATCCGACTGGGCCCGCGAACAGGCCGAGAAGTACGAGAACTCCGGCGGCACCACGGCCACCACGCTGCAGGGCAAGCCGGTCATCCTGCTCACCACCAAGGGCGCGAAGACCGGAAAGCTGCGCAAGACCCCGCTCATGCGGGTGGAACACAACGGCGAGTACGCGATGGTCGCCTCGCTGGGCGGCGCACCCAAGAACCCCGTGTGGTACTACAACATCAAGGCCGAGCCGCATGTGGAGCTGCGCGACGGCGAGGTGAACAAGGACTACACCGCCCGCGAGGTATTCGGCGAAGAGCGCAGGCTGTGGTGGGACCGGGCCACCGAGGTGTGGCCGGACTACATCGAGTACACGAAGAAGACCGATCGGGTCATTCCGGTCTTCGTGCTCACGCCGCGCTGA
- the glgX gene encoding glycogen debranching protein GlgX, with the protein MAQPDAAPGDATPLGVWPGTAYPLGATYDGAGTNFSVFSEVADAVELSLIARDGTESRVALDEVDGYVWHAYLPAVGPGQRYGFRVHGPYDPEHGLRCDPSKLLLDPYGKAFDGAFDDHPSLYTHGLDSLGHTMTGVVINPYFDWGTDRAPNRPYHETVIYEAHVKGMTATHPDVPEELRGTYSGIAHPAIIEHLKGLGITAIELMPVHQFLQDRVLLAQGLRNYWGYNSFGYLAPHNEYAATKRADSAVTEFKAMVRALHAEGIEVILDVVYNHTAEGNHRGPTIGFRGIDNAAYYRLVDDDPALYMDYTGTGNSLNVRHPHTLQLIMDSLRYWVLDMHVDGFRFDLAATLARELHDVDRLSTFFDLVQQDPVVSQVKLIAEPWDVGEGGYQVGNFPGLWTEWNGKYRDTVRDYWRGEPATLGEFASRLTGSSDLYEATGRRPSASINFVTAHDGFTLRDLVSYNEKHNEANGEDNRDGESWNRSWNCGVEGPTDDPDILALRARQSRNLLATLVLSQGVPMLAHGDEMGRTQHGNNNVYCQDSPLAWMDWSLMHKNSDLLEFTRHVIALRTEHPIFRRRRFLDGRPVRSRDHARDVAWLTPDGAEMTTTDWDSGFGKSLTVFLNGMGIHEPDPRGQRITDDSFLLCFNAHDEPIDFTLPNSDYGMSWTVALDCATPTGIAEAHYPAAATVTVESRCLLVLRHAG; encoded by the coding sequence ATGGCTCAGCCCGACGCAGCGCCCGGTGACGCGACACCACTCGGTGTGTGGCCCGGCACCGCTTACCCACTGGGCGCGACCTACGACGGGGCGGGCACCAACTTCTCGGTGTTCTCGGAAGTTGCCGACGCCGTCGAGTTGAGCCTGATCGCCCGGGACGGCACCGAGTCGCGCGTCGCGCTCGACGAGGTCGACGGCTACGTGTGGCACGCCTATCTGCCCGCCGTCGGGCCGGGCCAGCGCTACGGCTTCCGGGTGCACGGCCCCTACGATCCCGAGCACGGCCTGCGCTGCGATCCGAGCAAGCTGCTGCTCGACCCGTACGGCAAGGCGTTCGACGGCGCGTTCGACGACCATCCGTCGCTGTACACCCACGGACTGGACTCGCTCGGCCACACCATGACCGGCGTGGTGATCAACCCGTACTTCGACTGGGGCACCGACCGCGCGCCGAACCGGCCCTATCACGAGACGGTGATCTACGAGGCGCACGTCAAGGGCATGACCGCGACGCACCCCGACGTGCCGGAAGAGTTGCGCGGCACCTACTCCGGCATCGCGCATCCGGCGATCATCGAGCACCTGAAAGGCCTCGGCATCACCGCGATCGAGTTGATGCCGGTGCACCAGTTCCTGCAGGACCGGGTGCTACTGGCGCAGGGCCTGCGAAACTACTGGGGCTACAACAGTTTCGGTTATCTCGCACCGCACAACGAGTACGCCGCGACCAAGCGCGCCGACTCCGCGGTGACCGAGTTCAAGGCGATGGTGCGCGCGCTGCACGCCGAGGGCATCGAGGTGATCCTCGATGTGGTCTACAACCACACCGCCGAGGGCAACCACCGCGGCCCGACCATCGGCTTCCGCGGCATCGACAACGCCGCGTACTACCGACTCGTGGACGACGACCCGGCGCTCTACATGGATTACACCGGCACCGGCAACAGCCTGAACGTGCGCCACCCGCACACGTTGCAGTTGATCATGGACTCGCTGCGGTACTGGGTCCTGGACATGCACGTCGACGGCTTCCGGTTCGACCTGGCCGCGACGCTGGCGCGCGAGCTGCACGACGTCGACCGGCTGTCCACGTTCTTCGATCTGGTGCAACAGGATCCGGTGGTGAGCCAGGTGAAGCTGATCGCCGAGCCGTGGGACGTCGGCGAGGGCGGCTACCAGGTCGGCAACTTCCCCGGGCTGTGGACCGAATGGAACGGCAAGTACCGCGACACGGTGCGCGACTACTGGCGCGGCGAGCCCGCGACGCTTGGCGAGTTCGCGTCCCGGCTCACCGGCTCCTCCGACCTCTACGAGGCCACCGGCCGCAGGCCGAGCGCGAGCATCAACTTCGTCACCGCGCACGACGGGTTCACGCTGCGAGACCTGGTGTCCTACAACGAGAAACACAACGAGGCCAACGGCGAGGACAACCGCGACGGGGAGAGCTGGAACCGGTCCTGGAACTGCGGCGTCGAGGGGCCCACCGACGACCCGGACATTCTCGCGCTGCGCGCCAGGCAGAGCCGCAACCTGCTGGCCACGCTGGTGCTCAGCCAGGGCGTGCCGATGCTCGCGCACGGCGACGAGATGGGCCGCACCCAGCACGGCAACAACAACGTGTACTGCCAGGACTCCCCGCTGGCCTGGATGGATTGGTCACTGATGCACAAGAATTCGGATCTGCTCGAGTTCACCCGGCACGTGATCGCGTTGCGCACCGAGCACCCTATTTTCCGGCGCCGCCGCTTCCTCGACGGCAGGCCGGTGCGCTCGCGCGACCACGCGCGCGATGTCGCCTGGCTCACCCCCGACGGCGCGGAGATGACCACCACGGACTGGGACAGCGGGTTCGGCAAGTCGCTGACCGTGTTCCTCAACGGCATGGGCATCCACGAGCCGGACCCGCGCGGGCAGCGCATCACCGACGACTCGTTCCTGTTGTGCTTCAACGCCCACGACGAACCGATAGATTTCACCCTGCCGAATTCCGACTACGGCATGTCCTGGACGGTCGCGCTGGACTGCGCGACGCCGACCGGCATCGCCGAAGCGCACTACCCGGCCGCGGCCACGGTCACGGTCGAATCCCGTTGTCTACTCGTCCTGCGCCACGCGGGATGA
- a CDS encoding MspA family porin yields the protein MASNVKNAVRAMAGTVMACASVATLAPAADAEILSLPPHEKTFVAPGDSAMKFTVGSREEKIHRIPPLNFMGTTREALVSTIAYGKLDGASSGKLRMGYHVGCAVSIGAGTLGVAPDVIISQSPAFNPNPMATLNISPGEVGEVAIAEKEMIPGKLIQLSVRDFHIKVNSCTGPVTLRQYAYVDSKSPEVDDSGAVFGDPTWL from the coding sequence ATGGCGTCGAACGTGAAGAATGCGGTCCGGGCCATGGCCGGAACGGTCATGGCTTGTGCGTCGGTGGCGACCCTCGCGCCCGCGGCGGACGCCGAAATCCTGAGCCTGCCGCCGCACGAGAAGACCTTCGTCGCGCCCGGTGACTCGGCGATGAAGTTCACCGTCGGCAGCCGGGAGGAGAAGATCCACCGGATTCCGCCGCTGAACTTCATGGGCACCACCCGCGAGGCGCTGGTCAGCACCATCGCCTACGGCAAGCTCGACGGCGCGAGCTCGGGCAAGCTCCGGATGGGGTATCACGTGGGCTGCGCGGTATCGATCGGCGCGGGCACGCTCGGCGTGGCACCCGATGTGATCATCTCGCAGAGTCCCGCGTTCAACCCGAACCCCATGGCCACGTTGAACATCAGCCCCGGCGAGGTCGGTGAGGTCGCGATCGCGGAGAAGGAGATGATCCCCGGCAAGCTGATCCAGCTCAGCGTCCGGGACTTCCACATCAAGGTCAACTCCTGCACCGGGCCGGTCACCCTGCGTCAGTACGCCTACGTGGATTCCAAGTCGCCGGAGGTCGACGATTCCGGGGCCGTCTTCGGTGACCCCACCTGGCTCTGA
- the treY gene encoding malto-oligosyltrehalose synthase: MTPSDATETHVTDPLSLRRTHARPTPIRSTYRLQLRPDALTFADARAIAEYLQQLGISHLYLSPILTATQGSTHGYDVTDPTTVSAALGGPAGLKALSDEVRSRGMGLLVDLVPNHVGVADPRQNPWWWDVLRNGRESAFAHYFDIDWSAGNGAGGRLALPVLQSENDPAALTVDRSGAEPMLALHDLRFPIAPGTDGDNALRIHDKQHYRLVSWKAGVCTYRRYFTVGGLAALRQEDPEVFEITHRELAAWCAHDLIDGVRVDHPDGLADPGAYLIRLRQLIGPNRLLLVEKVLSNREPLDATLPIDGTTGYDALADVGGVLIDPDGEPALTELSCRFAGHGSDRAWISETEHRIKRAVAETVLSADVRRLVAAIKRDARAESVDTMALTNATIEVLAFMPVYRTDYAPLAGMTAAVITEVERRNSELTNPLAVLTAALAVGGEAVTRFHQVGGAILAKAVEDTMFYQAARLVSLQEMGGNPARFGRSLIEFHLANIERAQRWPATMTTLSTHDTKRGEDVRARIGVLSQAAKDWARSVTSWQESAPGPDGATTLFLLQNMFGVWPPDGRPAASIPGFRERLHQFAEKAIREAGTKTSWEEPDAAFEDEVHAWVDTVIDGPVGTELGDLVHRLAPHAWSDALAQKLLQLCGPGIPDLYQGCELWEDSLVDPDNRRPVDFGLRAGMLQSLTGTPELDVTGAVKMWIVAYALWLRRERPDCFVGGTYAPLFGTGSEAQRLIAYSRGRPAEAPEIIVAATRHSVGLAETGWGDTALELPEGTWIDRLTGHTFQGRIRIERLFARLPVALLVR, encoded by the coding sequence ATGACCCCATCGGATGCCACAGAGACCCACGTGACCGATCCTCTTTCCCTGCGCCGGACCCACGCCCGCCCGACCCCCATCCGCAGCACCTACCGGCTGCAACTGCGCCCCGACGCCTTGACCTTCGCCGACGCCCGCGCGATCGCGGAATACCTTCAGCAGCTGGGTATCTCGCACCTGTACCTGTCGCCGATCCTCACCGCGACGCAGGGCTCGACGCACGGCTACGACGTCACCGACCCGACCACGGTGTCCGCCGCGCTCGGCGGCCCGGCCGGCCTCAAGGCGCTCTCGGACGAAGTACGCAGTCGCGGTATGGGTTTGCTCGTCGACCTGGTGCCCAACCACGTCGGCGTGGCCGACCCGCGGCAGAACCCGTGGTGGTGGGACGTGCTGCGCAACGGCCGCGAGTCGGCCTTCGCACACTACTTCGACATCGACTGGAGCGCGGGCAACGGCGCGGGCGGGCGCCTCGCGCTGCCGGTGCTGCAGAGCGAGAACGACCCTGCCGCACTGACGGTCGACCGTTCCGGCGCCGAACCCATGCTGGCACTGCACGATCTGCGCTTCCCGATCGCGCCGGGCACCGACGGCGACAACGCACTGCGCATCCACGACAAGCAGCACTACCGCCTGGTCAGCTGGAAAGCGGGCGTGTGCACCTACCGCAGGTACTTCACCGTCGGCGGGCTGGCCGCACTCCGGCAGGAGGACCCCGAGGTCTTCGAGATCACCCACCGCGAGCTCGCGGCGTGGTGCGCGCACGACCTCATCGACGGCGTGCGGGTCGACCATCCGGACGGACTGGCCGATCCCGGCGCCTATCTCATCCGGTTGCGCCAGCTCATCGGTCCGAACCGGCTGCTGCTGGTGGAGAAGGTGCTGTCCAACCGGGAGCCGCTGGACGCGACCCTGCCGATCGACGGCACGACCGGCTACGACGCGCTCGCCGACGTCGGCGGGGTGCTGATCGATCCGGACGGCGAGCCCGCGCTCACCGAATTGTCCTGCCGCTTCGCCGGACACGGCAGCGACCGGGCCTGGATCTCCGAGACCGAGCATCGGATCAAGCGGGCCGTCGCCGAGACCGTGCTCAGCGCCGATGTGCGGCGGCTGGTCGCCGCGATCAAGCGCGACGCGCGCGCGGAGTCGGTGGACACCATGGCGTTGACCAACGCGACCATCGAGGTGCTGGCCTTCATGCCGGTCTATCGCACCGATTACGCGCCGCTGGCCGGAATGACCGCCGCCGTGATCACCGAGGTGGAGCGGCGCAACAGCGAGCTGACCAACCCGCTCGCGGTGCTGACCGCGGCGCTGGCCGTCGGCGGCGAGGCGGTGACCCGCTTCCATCAGGTGGGCGGCGCGATCCTGGCCAAGGCGGTCGAGGACACCATGTTCTATCAGGCGGCCCGGCTGGTGTCGCTGCAGGAGATGGGCGGCAATCCGGCCCGCTTCGGGCGCTCGCTGATCGAGTTCCATCTCGCCAATATCGAACGCGCGCAACGCTGGCCCGCCACGATGACCACGCTGTCCACCCACGACACCAAACGCGGCGAGGACGTGCGCGCCCGCATCGGGGTGCTCTCCCAGGCCGCCAAGGACTGGGCGCGCAGCGTCACCTCGTGGCAGGAGAGCGCGCCCGGCCCCGACGGCGCCACCACTTTGTTCCTGCTGCAGAACATGTTCGGTGTGTGGCCGCCGGACGGCAGGCCCGCGGCGTCGATCCCCGGCTTCCGGGAGCGTCTGCATCAGTTCGCGGAGAAGGCGATTCGGGAGGCGGGCACCAAGACCTCCTGGGAGGAGCCCGATGCCGCGTTCGAGGACGAGGTGCACGCCTGGGTGGACACGGTGATCGACGGACCGGTCGGCACCGAGCTCGGTGACCTCGTGCACCGTCTCGCCCCGCACGCCTGGTCGGACGCGCTCGCGCAGAAGCTGTTGCAGCTGTGCGGGCCCGGCATTCCCGATCTCTATCAGGGCTGCGAGCTGTGGGAGGACTCGCTGGTCGACCCGGACAACCGCCGTCCGGTCGATTTCGGGCTGCGTGCTGGCATGCTGCAATCGCTCACCGGCACACCGGAACTCGATGTCACCGGGGCCGTCAAGATGTGGATCGTCGCCTACGCGCTCTGGCTGCGCCGGGAGCGTCCCGACTGCTTCGTCGGCGGTACTTACGCCCCGCTGTTCGGCACCGGCAGCGAAGCCCAGCGATTGATCGCCTACAGCCGCGGCAGGCCCGCCGAGGCGCCGGAGATCATCGTCGCGGCCACCCGGCACAGCGTCGGTCTCGCCGAAACCGGCTGGGGCGACACCGCTCTCGAATTGCCGGAGGGCACCTGGATCGATCGCCTGACCGGCCACACCTTCCAGGGCCGCATCCGCATCGAGCGACTCTTCGCCCGGCTCCCCGTGGCACTGCTCGTCCGCTGA
- a CDS encoding adenosylmethionine--8-amino-7-oxononanoate transaminase, with translation MALTPDEITAIDAEHVWHPYGGFPATTEPLVVSEAAGARLTLADGRVLVDGMSSWWAVIHGYRNPVLDAALVAQSQRMSHVMFGGLTHEPAARLAELLVQITPAGLDKVFLCDSGSVAVEVAVKMCLQYWRSQQRPAKRRLLTWRGGYHGDTFTPMSVCDPAGGMHALWTDVLVDQVFAPMPPRDYEPEYVAELARLIGAHADELAAVIVEPIVQGAGGMRWHHPRYLTELRRLCDEHGVLLVFDEIATGFGRTGTLFAADQVGVSPDVLCVGKSLTGGYLTLAAALCTARIAETISAGHGGLMHGPTFMGNPLACAVAVASIELLRARDWRGEVARIADELAAGLAPVRELPGVVDVRVLGAIGVIELDRPVDMRTATDAAVAAGAWLRPFRNLIYTMPPFISTTEEVATITAGMRAAVAAQVR, from the coding sequence GTGGCACTGACACCTGACGAGATCACCGCCATCGACGCCGAACACGTCTGGCACCCCTACGGCGGATTTCCGGCGACCACCGAACCGCTGGTGGTGTCCGAGGCGGCCGGCGCCCGGCTGACCCTGGCCGACGGCCGGGTGCTGGTCGACGGGATGAGCTCGTGGTGGGCGGTCATCCACGGCTACCGCAACCCCGTGCTCGATGCCGCGCTCGTGGCGCAATCCCAGCGGATGAGCCATGTGATGTTCGGCGGGCTCACCCACGAACCGGCCGCGCGCCTGGCCGAACTGCTCGTCCAGATCACCCCCGCCGGGCTGGACAAGGTGTTCCTCTGTGATTCCGGCTCGGTCGCCGTCGAGGTCGCGGTCAAGATGTGCCTGCAGTACTGGCGCAGCCAGCAGCGGCCCGCGAAGCGCAGGCTGCTCACCTGGCGCGGCGGGTACCACGGCGACACCTTCACCCCGATGAGCGTGTGCGACCCCGCGGGAGGCATGCACGCGCTGTGGACCGACGTGCTGGTCGATCAGGTCTTCGCGCCGATGCCGCCGCGCGACTACGAGCCGGAGTACGTGGCGGAGCTGGCGCGGCTGATCGGCGCGCACGCCGACGAGCTCGCCGCGGTCATCGTGGAACCGATCGTGCAGGGCGCGGGCGGCATGCGCTGGCATCATCCGCGTTATCTGACCGAGCTGCGCAGGCTGTGCGACGAACACGGCGTGCTGCTCGTCTTCGACGAGATCGCGACCGGATTCGGCCGCACCGGAACGCTTTTCGCGGCCGATCAGGTCGGCGTGAGCCCGGACGTGCTGTGCGTCGGAAAGTCGCTGACCGGTGGGTATCTCACGCTGGCCGCCGCGCTGTGCACCGCGCGGATCGCCGAGACCATCAGCGCGGGCCACGGCGGGCTGATGCACGGGCCGACCTTCATGGGCAATCCGCTGGCCTGCGCGGTCGCGGTCGCCTCGATCGAGCTGCTGCGCGCGCGGGACTGGCGCGGCGAGGTGGCGCGGATCGCGGACGAGCTCGCCGCGGGCCTCGCGCCGGTGCGCGAGCTGCCCGGCGTCGTCGACGTGCGGGTGCTCGGCGCGATCGGCGTGATCGAACTGGACCGGCCGGTGGACATGCGCACTGCGACCGACGCGGCGGTGGCGGCCGGGGCGTGGCTGCGGCCGTTCCGGAACCTGATCTACACAATGCCGCCGTTCATCAGCACCACCGAGGAGGTCGCGACGATCACCGCGGGGATGCGGGCGGCCGTCGCGGCGCAGGTTCGCTGA
- the ilvA gene encoding threonine ammonia-lyase IlvA: MSNPLDVIDALSSSRPALSADEIDAAAKRIAEIIEPTPLQRSERLSRLTGANVYLKREDLSAVRSYKLRGAYNLVMQLTETERAAGVVAASAGNHAQGVAFACHAMGIKGRIYVPTTTPKQKRDRIRVHGGEFVELIAVGETYDAAAAAAADDVARTGATMVPPFDDARTAAGQGTIAPEILEQLGTAPDLVVVPVGGGGCLAGIGTYLRDRAPSTSILGVEPAGAASMTAALVAGGPVTLPEIDPFVDGAAVRRIGAVPYAAVASFGGRVVSHASLPLLTTTESPGGTSSFRMMQVDEGAICTTMLDLYQNEGIIAEPAGALAVSALAELSVPPGSTVVCLVSGGNNDVSRYGEIIERSLVHRGLKHYFLVDFPQEPGALRRFLDEVLGPDDDITMFEYVKRNNRETGAALVGIELGVPEGLGPLLERMDESPIQCERLEPGSPAYRYLT, encoded by the coding sequence GTGTCCAATCCGCTTGATGTCATCGACGCACTGTCCAGTTCTCGTCCCGCGCTGAGCGCGGACGAGATCGACGCTGCCGCCAAGCGCATTGCCGAGATTATCGAGCCGACTCCGCTGCAGCGCAGCGAGCGGCTATCGCGCCTCACCGGGGCCAATGTCTACCTGAAGCGCGAAGACCTCTCCGCGGTCCGCTCCTACAAGCTGCGCGGCGCCTACAACCTGGTCATGCAGTTGACCGAGACCGAGCGCGCGGCGGGCGTGGTGGCCGCCAGCGCGGGCAATCACGCCCAGGGCGTCGCGTTCGCCTGCCACGCGATGGGCATCAAGGGCCGCATCTACGTCCCCACCACCACCCCCAAGCAGAAGCGGGACCGTATTCGCGTGCACGGCGGCGAATTCGTGGAACTGATCGCGGTCGGCGAGACCTACGACGCGGCCGCCGCGGCCGCAGCCGACGACGTGGCCCGCACCGGCGCGACCATGGTGCCCCCGTTCGACGACGCGCGCACCGCGGCCGGGCAGGGCACCATCGCGCCGGAGATCCTGGAGCAGCTCGGCACCGCGCCGGACCTGGTGGTGGTACCTGTGGGCGGCGGTGGCTGCCTGGCCGGCATCGGCACCTACCTGCGCGACCGCGCGCCGAGCACCTCGATCCTCGGCGTGGAACCGGCCGGCGCGGCCTCGATGACCGCGGCGCTGGTCGCGGGCGGTCCGGTGACACTGCCGGAGATCGACCCGTTCGTCGACGGCGCGGCGGTGCGCCGGATCGGCGCGGTGCCGTACGCGGCCGTCGCCAGCTTCGGCGGGCGGGTGGTTTCGCACGCCTCGCTCCCGTTGCTGACCACCACCGAATCGCCCGGCGGGACGAGCTCGTTCCGGATGATGCAGGTCGACGAGGGCGCGATCTGCACCACCATGCTCGACCTCTACCAGAACGAGGGCATCATCGCCGAACCCGCTGGGGCGCTGGCGGTTTCCGCACTGGCCGAGCTGAGCGTGCCGCCCGGATCGACGGTGGTGTGCCTGGTCTCCGGCGGCAACAACGACGTATCGCGCTACGGCGAGATCATCGAACGCTCCCTGGTGCACCGCGGCCTGAAACACTATTTCCTGGTGGACTTTCCGCAGGAGCCGGGCGCGTTGCGGCGCTTCCTCGACGAGGTGCTCGGGCCCGACGACGACATCACCATGTTCGAGTACGTCAAGCGCAACAACCGCGAGACGGGCGCGGCGCTGGTCGGCATCGAACTCGGCGTGCCAGAGGGACTGGGACCGCTGTTGGAACGCATGGACGAGTCGCCGATCCAGTGCGAACGACTCGAACCGGGCTCGCCCGCGTACCGCTATCTGACCTGA
- a CDS encoding DUF2235 domain-containing protein codes for MKRLIVCCDGTWKAESSSTVSNIIKIAQTIRFDAPGPAGEKIQQWVTYVSGPGARGFLADRLMGGAFGLGLEANLSSAYWHLALNWEPGDEIYIFGFSRGAFTARSLSGLIDRIGMLTPEAMINGKYPKALRIHQQVPPGDGSIPAEWTQFRKDNCHLEQPKVNFLGVFDTVGALGVPGLTSLRYRFHNVKLAPSVHCARQALAIDERRRNFEPCLWQVPVEPNIKYRRGFQRVKQVWFAGAHSDIGGGYKECGLSDVTLRWMVREAESVGLAFDHDRLAELSKCCLATGADHMKLHSSLSLGYRVLNVLRTLRHPRSSRFYLDSWRRLANGREQGVRLASLVNEVEDYLPPNLRRWRARFGGMFPEELLEKVTPVSVHLLDESVEQDPARV; via the coding sequence ATGAAACGCCTGATCGTGTGTTGTGACGGCACGTGGAAAGCCGAGTCGAGCAGCACGGTATCGAACATCATCAAGATCGCGCAGACGATCCGATTCGACGCGCCGGGACCTGCTGGGGAGAAGATCCAGCAGTGGGTCACCTATGTGTCCGGGCCCGGTGCCCGCGGCTTCCTCGCCGACCGGCTGATGGGCGGCGCGTTCGGCCTCGGCCTCGAGGCGAACCTGTCGTCCGCGTACTGGCACCTGGCGCTGAACTGGGAGCCGGGCGACGAGATCTACATCTTCGGCTTCAGTCGTGGCGCGTTCACCGCGCGCAGCCTGTCCGGGCTGATCGACCGCATCGGCATGCTCACGCCGGAGGCGATGATCAACGGCAAGTACCCGAAGGCGCTGCGGATCCATCAGCAGGTGCCGCCCGGGGACGGTTCCATCCCGGCCGAATGGACCCAATTCCGTAAGGACAACTGCCATCTCGAGCAGCCGAAGGTGAACTTCCTCGGTGTCTTCGACACCGTCGGCGCGCTCGGGGTGCCGGGGCTGACCTCGCTGCGCTACCGGTTCCACAACGTCAAGCTCGCGCCCAGCGTGCACTGCGCGCGCCAGGCGCTGGCCATCGACGAGCGGCGGCGCAACTTCGAGCCGTGCCTGTGGCAGGTGCCGGTCGAACCGAACATCAAGTACCGCAGGGGATTCCAGCGGGTCAAGCAGGTGTGGTTCGCGGGCGCGCACAGCGACATCGGTGGCGGCTACAAGGAGTGCGGACTCTCCGATGTGACGCTGCGCTGGATGGTGCGCGAGGCCGAATCCGTCGGACTGGCCTTCGATCACGATCGGCTGGCCGAATTGTCCAAGTGCTGCCTGGCCACCGGCGCGGACCACATGAAGCTGCACTCCTCGCTCAGCCTGGGCTACCGCGTGCTGAATGTGCTACGCACGCTCCGGCATCCGCGCAGCTCCCGGTTCTATCTGGATTCCTGGCGCCGCCTGGCGAACGGCCGCGAACAGGGGGTCCGGCTGGCTTCGCTGGTCAACGAGGTCGAGGACTACCTGCCGCCCAACCTGCGGCGCTGGCGCGCCCGTTTCGGCGGCATGTTCCCCGAGGAACTGCTGGAGAAGGTCACCCCGGTCTCGGTGCACCTGCTCGACGAAAGCGTCGAGCAGGACCCGGCCCGCGTCTGA
- a CDS encoding 8-amino-7-oxononanoate synthase, giving the protein MTIDPLSWLDERASARVAAGLRRELRPRAAHSPAIDLASNDYLGLVRHPEVIDAAVAAVRRWGAGATGSRLVTGTTAAHAELEADLAEFVGAEAGLVFASGYAANLGVVTALAGRGALVVSDAGSHASLVDACRLSRARVAVAEHRDVDAVDRLLAARTEERALVLTDSVFSADGDLAPLVELHRVTRARGAVLVVDEAHGLGVRGAGGRGLVHELGLAGQPDLVITATLSKALAAQGGVVLAAERVRAHLVDAARTFIFDTGLAPAAVGAAHAALGVLRREPELATRVLERAADIARIAAVPAPASAVVSVVLGKAQVAFEAAQQCRARGLDVGCFRPPSVPEGTSRLRLTARANLTPDEIAAIATVLGAVLADAQAPELAHT; this is encoded by the coding sequence GTGACTATCGATCCGTTGAGCTGGTTGGACGAGCGTGCTTCGGCGCGGGTGGCCGCTGGGTTGCGCCGGGAACTGCGGCCGCGGGCGGCGCACTCGCCCGCGATCGACCTCGCCTCGAACGACTACCTGGGGCTGGTGCGCCACCCCGAGGTGATCGACGCCGCGGTGGCCGCGGTGCGCCGGTGGGGCGCGGGGGCCACCGGCTCCCGGCTCGTCACCGGGACCACCGCCGCGCATGCCGAGCTCGAGGCGGACCTCGCCGAATTCGTCGGCGCCGAAGCGGGATTGGTGTTCGCCTCCGGCTACGCCGCCAACCTCGGTGTGGTCACCGCGCTGGCCGGGCGTGGGGCCCTTGTGGTTTCGGACGCGGGCAGCCATGCCTCGCTGGTGGACGCGTGCCGCTTGTCGCGGGCCAGGGTGGCGGTCGCCGAGCACCGCGATGTCGACGCCGTCGACCGGCTGCTCGCCGCGCGCACCGAGGAACGGGCGCTGGTGCTCACCGACTCGGTGTTCAGCGCCGACGGAGATCTCGCGCCACTGGTCGAGCTGCACCGGGTCACCCGCGCGCGGGGCGCGGTGCTGGTCGTGGACGAGGCGCACGGCCTCGGCGTGCGTGGCGCCGGAGGTCGCGGCTTGGTGCACGAACTCGGGCTGGCCGGTCAACCGGATCTGGTGATCACCGCGACGCTGTCGAAAGCCCTTGCCGCGCAAGGCGGCGTGGTGCTCGCCGCCGAGCGGGTCCGCGCCCACCTGGTGGACGCTGCCCGCACCTTCATCTTCGACACCGGCCTCGCGCCCGCCGCCGTCGGCGCGGCCCATGCCGCACTCGGCGTGCTGCGCCGCGAACCCGAGCTGGCCACCCGCGTGCTCGAGCGCGCCGCCGACATCGCCCGCATCGCCGCGGTGCCCGCCCCCGCGTCGGCGGTCGTCTCGGTGGTGCTCGGCAAGGCGCAGGTGGCCTTCGAGGCGGCCCAGCAATGCCGAGCCCGCGGGTTGGACGTCGGCTGTTTCCGCCCGCCGTCGGTGCCGGAAGGGACCTCCCGCCTGCGCCTCACCGCCCGTGCCAATCTGACGCCGGACGAGATCGCCGCCATCGCAACGGTTCTCGGTGCGGTACTGGCCGATGCCCAGGCGCCGGAGCTGGCGCACACGTAA